From the genome of Desulfonauticus submarinus:
AACTTGTCAATAACTTTTTTTCCACAACCCCAATCACCACTCCAACTCCAAAACAACTCTCTCCAACCCAACTCCATCCCCTCGTGGCGAAGGAGAGAAGATAAACTTTTTTTTATTTTTGTCAAGAAGAAAAAAAGTTTTTTTAAAATTTTTCTAAAACTCCAAACTTTTCGGTGTCCTAGGAAAAGGGATCACATCTCTAATATTACTTACTCCTGTTACAAACATAATAAGTCTCTCAAAACCTAAACCAAAACCAGCATGAGGTACGCTACCAAATCTTCTCAAATCCAAATACCACCAATATTCTTCTTTATCCAAACCAACTTCATCCATTCTAGTCTCTAGCACGTCTAGTCTTTCTTCTCTTTGACTACCCCCAACTAACTCACCCACTTTTGGAACCAACAAATCCATTGCTGCTACTGTTTTCTGATCCTCATTAAGACGCATATAAAACGCTTTAATCTCTTTGGGATAATCAAAAACAAACACAGGCTTTTTAAAATAGTCTTCTGTCAAATATCGCTCATGCTCAGTTTGAAGATCTAACCCATACTTAACAGGGAACTCAAAACTTCTTTTAGATTTTTGCAAAATATGAATAGCTTCACCATAACTAACTCTCTCAAAAGAAGAATTTAACACTAGATCTAATCTATTCTTAAGTTCTTTATCAAGGAATTTTGCAAACAACCCTATATCATCTTCACAGCTATTCATTATATATTCTACTAACCATTTTACCAAATCTTCGGCCAAGTCCATATCATCCTCAAGATCTGCAAATGCCATTTCTGGTTCTAACATCCAAAATTCAGCCGCATGTCTAGGAGTATTAGAATTTTCTGCTCTAAAAGTGGGACCAAAAGTATATACATCACCTAAAGCACAAGCTAAAATTTCTGCTTCTAATTGTCCTGAAACTGTAAGATGAGCTTTTTTACCAAAAAAATCTTGAGTAAAATCAATTTGCTTGTTTATCTTTTGTAAATCTAACGCTGTAACAGTAAACATTTCTCCTGCGCCTTCACAATCCGACCCAGTTAATATGGGAGAGTGAACATAAAAGAAGCCACGCTCATTAAAAAATTTATGAATTCCAAAGGCTAAAGCAGAGCGGACTCTATTAATAGCCCCATATTTATTTGTCCTAGGCCTAAGATGAGCTATTGTTCTCAAAAATTCATCACTATGTCTCTTTTTCTGAAGTGGATATTTATCTGCTGGAGCTTCGCCTAACAATTTAATTTCATTTACTTGAATCTCCCATTTTTGTCCTTTTCCTGGAGATTCAACCAAATCACCTTTAACACTTACAGCAGCACCTGTAGTAAACTTCGACAAACTATCTTTAGATATCACATCCCAGGACAATATCGCCTGAATATTCTTTAAGCAAGAACCATCGTTTATCTCCAAAAAAGAAAATCCTTTTGAGTCTCTTCTAGTTCTTATCCATCCCTTTATTACAATATCCTTTTGAGCATTTTCTGATCTTAAAGCCTGCAATACCTTGAGTCTCATCTTTTCCTCCTAAATTATAAAATGCTTACAGGATCTAAGTCCAAAATTAATTGGACTTGTCTTTTTTTACTTAATACTCTCTTGTCTAAAAGATTTGTTTTTAAATTTAGGAAAAAAGTCCTAATATTACTCCACTGTAAACTTTTAAGTAAAATATGATATCTATACTTAGAGTGCAAATAATAAATAGGAGCAGGAACTGGTCCTAAAACTTTGCCTTCAAAATTTTTAGCAAAAATCAAACACTGTTTAGTTAACTCATCCAAAAAAACATCTTTTTCTTCCCAATCACGAGCAAAACTCACCCTAATAAGCCCTAAATTAACAAAGGGAGGATAATCAAAGAGTTTTCTCTTTTTTAACTCTTGCTTACAAAAACCGATATAGTCTCCATTTTCCACAAAATTCCAAAAATCTAAGGCTTTATTTCTTGTTTGAATATAAACTTCTCCTCTTTTATCCCTCCTTCCTACACGTCCACAAAGCTGAACCAAAAGCTGAAACAATCTCTCTCTAGCCCTATAGTCAGGAAAATTCAAACCCAAATCACCATCTAAAACAATACCCAGAGTTACATTCGCAAAATCATGTCCTTTACTTAACATCTGCGTACCTATTAAAACTTGCCCCTCACCTCGCTCAAAAGATTGTAATATCTCTTTAAATTTATGCCGAGATTGAACTATATCTTTATCTAATCTCAAAATTGTTATATTAGGGAACTTTTTTTTCAAAAACTCTTCTATTTTTTC
Proteins encoded in this window:
- the asnS gene encoding asparagine--tRNA ligase, producing the protein MRLKVLQALRSENAQKDIVIKGWIRTRRDSKGFSFLEINDGSCLKNIQAILSWDVISKDSLSKFTTGAAVSVKGDLVESPGKGQKWEIQVNEIKLLGEAPADKYPLQKKRHSDEFLRTIAHLRPRTNKYGAINRVRSALAFGIHKFFNERGFFYVHSPILTGSDCEGAGEMFTVTALDLQKINKQIDFTQDFFGKKAHLTVSGQLEAEILACALGDVYTFGPTFRAENSNTPRHAAEFWMLEPEMAFADLEDDMDLAEDLVKWLVEYIMNSCEDDIGLFAKFLDKELKNRLDLVLNSSFERVSYGEAIHILQKSKRSFEFPVKYGLDLQTEHERYLTEDYFKKPVFVFDYPKEIKAFYMRLNEDQKTVAAMDLLVPKVGELVGGSQREERLDVLETRMDEVGLDKEEYWWYLDLRRFGSVPHAGFGLGFERLIMFVTGVSNIRDVIPFPRTPKSLEF